One Scleropages formosus chromosome 8, fSclFor1.1, whole genome shotgun sequence DNA window includes the following coding sequences:
- the LOC108937216 gene encoding desmin, whose product MSRSPERISSYRRHFEDTSATYQVRVSSPSPTRQDTRHRSASFTRGTTSSLRAQAVGRRTISTAFRARPASVGTGAICVGMGVGAGIGVALDLEAAAAENQEFLSIRSSERQEMIVLNDRLAMYIEKVRSLEQQNRLLETEIEALQNRFVKPSGLRRLYEEQLKEMKRIADQMRMQRDMAIAAKEAMAGQLEMLKAKYEEAVELRKKAELAIEAFRPDVDAATSARIALEKQLENLEVELEFLKRVHKEEIEELMKQIYGVTAVVGVAFSLPDLATALKQIQHQYDEIAAKSLQEMDTWYSTKFEDLNQASTKHVDRIRSVRQEIAGAKKDIQNKERDLEALKNKKEALEAQIREAQERHKKELEELQAKIESLQLELKSTKEKIALHLREYQELLNMKMALEIEITTYRKLIEGEDSRLASIFSGISLISGRLGVMAGGVGQLGAIETYAKEQAVEMTERKTVLIRTVKTEDDTMQSDTQERTITISGAADDTDED is encoded by the exons ATGAGCCGCAGCCCAGAGAGAATCTCCTCCTACCGGCGTCATTTCGAAGACACCAGCGCCACCTACCAGGTGCGGGTGTCGAGCCCCTCGCCGACCCGTCAGGACACTCGCCACCGTTCTGCCAGCTTCACCCGTGGCACCACATCTAGCCTGCGTGCTCAGGCAGTGGGGAGGAGGACCATTTCCACCGCCTTTAGGGCCCGCCCTGCAAG CGTGGGCACAGGCGCCATCTGCGTGGGCATGGGTGTGGGAGCAGGCATTGGGGTCGCGCTCGACCTGGAAGCAGCGGCCGCCGAGAACCAGGAATTCCTGAGCATACGCAGCAGTGAACGCCAGGAGATGATTGTGCTCAATGACAGGCTGGCCATGTACATTGAAAAG gttcgaTCACTGGAGCAGCAAAATCGCCTGCTGGAGACTGAGATCGAGGCCCTGCAGAACCGGTTTGTGAAGCCTTCGGGGCTGCGGCGACTCTACGAAGAGCAGTtgaaggagatgaagaggaTTGCAGATCAGATGAGAATGCAACGG GACATGGCTATTGCTGCCAAAGAGGCTATGGCAGGCCAGCTTGAGATGCTGAAAGCAAAATATGAAGAGGCAGTGGAGCTGAGGAAGAAGGCCGAGTTGGCTATAGAAGCTTTCCGCCCA GATGTGGATGCAGCCACCTCTGCTCGCATTGCCTTGGAGAAACAGCTGGAGAACCTGGAGGTGGAACTTGAGTTTCTGAAGAGGGTGCACAAAGAG GAAATTGAGGAGCTCATGAAGCAAATATATGGAGTGACAGCTGTAGTGGGAGTGGCCTTCTCACTTCCAGACCTTGCCACTGCCCTTAAACAGATCCAGCACCAGTACGATGAAATTGCTGCAAAGAGTTTACAG gaaATGGACACTTGGTATAGCACAAAATTTGAAGACCTAAATCAGGCATCTACAAAACATGTGGACAGAATTCGAAGTGTGCGACAGGAAATCGCAGGAGCCAAAAAAGAT ATCCAAAACAAAGAACGTGACCTTGAGGCCCTGAAGAACAAGAAGGAGGCACTGGAAGCACAGATTCGTGAGGCACAAGAAAGGCATAAGAAGGAGCTTGAAGAGCTACAG GCAAAAATTGAAAGTTTGCAGCTAGAACTGAAATCTACGAAGGAGAAAATAGCGTTACATCTTCGGGAGTACCAGGAACTACTCAATATGAAAATGGCTCTTGAGATTGAAATCACCACCTACAG gaAGCTGATAGAAGGTGAAGACTCTCGGCTGGCCAGTATATTCTCAGGCATATCCCTGATAAGCGGCAGACTGGGTGTCATGGCTGGCGGTGTCGGCCAACTAGGAGCCATCGAGACCTATGCCAAGGAGCAGGCGGTGGAGATGACCGAGAGAAAGACTGTGCTCATCAG AACAGTTAAAACAGAGGACGACACGATGCAGAGCGACACGCAGGAACGAACCATCACCATTTCTGGTGCGGCTGATGACACAGATGAAGACTAG